One segment of Bacteroides caecimuris DNA contains the following:
- a CDS encoding RnfABCDGE type electron transport complex subunit D, with protein MENKLIVSLSPHVHGGDSVQKNMYGVLIALIPAFLVSLYFFGLGALIVTATSVAACLFFEWAIGKYLMKKPTTTICDGSAIITGVLLAFNLPSNLPIWIIILGALFAIGVGKMSFGGLGCNPFNPALAGRVFLLLSFPVQMTSWPVVGQMTAYTDATTGATPLALMKQAIHAADKSAAMDALNQIPDALSLLIGQNGGCLGEVSALALLIGLVYMLWKKIITWHIPVSILATVFIFAGIMHFADPGKYVSPVLQLLSGGLMLGAVFMATDYVTSPMSKKGMLIYGVCIGLLTVVIRLFGAYPEGMSFAILIMNAFTPLINTYCKPKRFGEVAKKK; from the coding sequence ATGGAAAATAAATTAATCGTATCACTATCGCCCCACGTTCATGGCGGAGACAGCGTACAGAAAAATATGTATGGCGTGCTGATCGCACTGATTCCGGCTTTTCTGGTGTCTCTCTATTTCTTCGGACTGGGTGCCCTGATTGTCACGGCTACTTCCGTTGCAGCTTGTTTGTTCTTCGAATGGGCGATCGGGAAATATTTAATGAAGAAACCTACCACCACCATCTGCGACGGCTCTGCCATCATCACAGGTGTGTTGCTGGCATTCAACTTACCGTCTAATCTCCCTATCTGGATTATCATTCTGGGTGCACTGTTTGCTATCGGTGTAGGCAAAATGTCTTTCGGTGGATTAGGCTGCAATCCTTTTAATCCGGCACTGGCAGGACGTGTGTTCCTGTTGCTCTCTTTCCCGGTGCAGATGACCAGCTGGCCGGTAGTCGGACAGATGACCGCCTATACGGATGCTACCACCGGTGCCACTCCGCTGGCATTGATGAAACAAGCGATTCATGCTGCAGATAAGAGTGCGGCTATGGATGCTTTAAACCAGATTCCGGATGCATTGAGTTTGCTGATCGGACAGAATGGCGGATGCTTGGGTGAAGTGAGTGCATTGGCTCTATTGATCGGATTGGTTTATATGCTCTGGAAGAAGATCATCACTTGGCATATTCCTGTGTCTATCCTGGCTACCGTGTTTATTTTTGCAGGTATCATGCACTTTGCAGATCCGGGAAAATATGTTTCTCCGGTATTGCAGTTGCTCTCCGGTGGTCTGATGCTGGGTGCTGTCTTTATGGCAACCGACTATGTGACTTCTCCGATGAGTAAGAAAGGAATGTTGATTTATGGTGTATGTATCGGTCTGCTGACGGTTGTCATTCGTCTGTTCGGTGCTTATCCCGAAGGTATGTCGTTCGCCATCCTGATTATGAATGCGTTCACTCCGCTGATTAACACCTATTGTAAACCAAAACGCTTTGGGGAGGTAGCGAAGAAGAAATGA
- the rsxC gene encoding electron transport complex subunit RsxC, translating to MLKTFSIGGVHPHENKLSAHQPIITAEVPAKAVILLGQHIGAPAKPIVAKGDVVKVGTRIAEPAGFVSAAIHSSVSGKVAKIDTIVDASGYAKPAIFIDVEGDEWEETIDRSTTLVKECELSAEEIVKKIADAGIVGLGGACFPTQVKLCPPPSFKAECVIINAVECEPYLTADHQLMLEHAEEIMVGVSILMKAVKVNKAFIGIENNKPDAIELMTKVASSYAGIEVVPLKVKYPQGGEKQLIDAITKRQVASGALPISTGAVVQNVGTAFAVYEAVQKNKPLFERVITVTGKSVAKPSNFLARIGTPMKQLIDACGGLPEDTGKVIGGGPMMGKALVNIEVPTAKGSSGILIMNQKEAKRGEAQTCIRCAKCVGACPMGLEPYLLGALSENGDFETMEKERIMDCIECGSCQFTCPANRPLLDYCRLGKGKVGAMIRARQAKK from the coding sequence ATGTTAAAGACATTTTCAATTGGTGGAGTTCATCCACACGAAAATAAATTGTCGGCACATCAACCTATTATCACAGCGGAAGTTCCTGCAAAGGCTGTTATTTTGCTGGGGCAGCACATCGGTGCGCCTGCAAAACCGATTGTAGCGAAAGGGGATGTGGTAAAGGTAGGCACACGGATTGCCGAACCTGCCGGCTTTGTTTCGGCAGCAATTCACTCTTCGGTCAGTGGTAAAGTGGCGAAGATTGATACTATAGTCGATGCCAGCGGTTATGCGAAACCTGCCATCTTCATTGATGTGGAAGGCGACGAATGGGAAGAAACAATCGACCGTAGCACCACACTGGTGAAAGAGTGTGAACTTTCCGCAGAAGAGATCGTGAAGAAGATTGCCGATGCCGGAATCGTAGGTCTGGGCGGTGCTTGTTTCCCTACGCAGGTGAAACTTTGTCCTCCTCCTTCTTTCAAGGCTGAATGTGTGATTATCAATGCCGTAGAGTGTGAACCTTACCTGACTGCCGACCATCAGCTGATGCTGGAACACGCGGAAGAAATTATGGTAGGTGTTTCTATCCTGATGAAAGCGGTGAAAGTGAACAAGGCATTTATCGGAATCGAAAATAATAAGCCGGATGCTATCGAACTGATGACCAAAGTGGCTTCCAGCTATGCAGGTATCGAAGTAGTGCCCTTGAAGGTGAAATATCCGCAAGGAGGTGAAAAGCAACTAATCGACGCGATCACCAAACGTCAGGTGGCGAGCGGTGCATTGCCTATCTCTACGGGAGCAGTCGTGCAGAACGTGGGAACAGCATTTGCCGTTTATGAAGCTGTACAGAAAAATAAGCCGTTGTTCGAACGTGTGATTACCGTGACAGGAAAGTCGGTTGCGAAACCTTCCAATTTCCTGGCTCGTATCGGTACACCGATGAAACAGTTGATTGACGCTTGCGGTGGTCTGCCCGAAGATACGGGTAAGGTGATCGGTGGCGGTCCGATGATGGGTAAGGCGCTCGTAAATATCGAGGTTCCTACTGCGAAGGGCAGTTCCGGTATCCTGATTATGAATCAGAAGGAAGCCAAACGCGGCGAAGCTCAAACCTGTATCCGTTGCGCGAAGTGCGTGGGTGCCTGTCCGATGGGACTGGAACCGTACTTGCTCGGAGCTTTGTCCGAAAACGGAGATTTTGAAACAATGGAAAAAGAAAGAATCATGGATTGTATCGAGTGCGGCTCTTGCCAGTTCACTTGTCCTGCCAACCGTCCGCTGCTCGACTACTGTCGTCTGGGCAAAGGCAAAGTTGGCGCTATGATTCGTGCACGTCAAGCTAAAAAATAA
- a CDS encoding Fe-S cluster domain-containing protein, with the protein MNLILIAVISLGAIALVLAAILYVASKKFAVYEDPRIAQVGEVLPQANCGGCGYPGCSGFADACVKAGSLDGKFCPVGGQPVMAQIADILGLAAGEAEPMVAVVRCNGTCANRPRTNQYDGAKSCAIAASLYGGETGCSYGCLGCGDCVAACQFDAIHMNPETGLPEVDEAKCTACGACVKACPKAIIEIRPQGKKSRRVYVSCVNKDKGAVARKACTVSCIGCGKCVKTCPFEAITLENNLAYIDPNKCKSCRKCVEVCPQNSIVELNFPPRKPKVEEVAEAPKVTE; encoded by the coding sequence ATGAATTTGATTCTGATTGCAGTGATTTCATTGGGAGCTATAGCGCTCGTGCTGGCCGCTATTCTTTATGTGGCTTCCAAGAAATTTGCCGTGTATGAAGACCCGCGGATTGCTCAGGTGGGAGAAGTGCTTCCCCAGGCTAATTGTGGTGGATGTGGCTATCCCGGTTGTAGCGGATTTGCCGACGCTTGCGTCAAAGCCGGTTCGCTGGATGGTAAATTCTGCCCTGTAGGTGGACAACCTGTCATGGCACAAATTGCTGATATCCTCGGACTTGCAGCCGGTGAAGCTGAACCGATGGTAGCAGTGGTAAGATGTAACGGAACGTGTGCTAATCGTCCGCGTACCAACCAGTATGATGGTGCGAAGAGTTGTGCTATTGCCGCTTCGCTGTATGGTGGGGAAACGGGATGTAGTTACGGATGTCTGGGGTGTGGCGACTGTGTGGCGGCTTGTCAGTTCGATGCCATCCACATGAATCCTGAAACGGGACTTCCGGAAGTGGATGAAGCGAAATGTACCGCTTGTGGCGCCTGTGTGAAGGCTTGTCCGAAGGCGATCATCGAAATCCGTCCGCAAGGAAAGAAGTCACGCCGCGTGTATGTCTCTTGTGTGAATAAAGACAAGGGAGCAGTGGCACGTAAGGCTTGTACAGTGAGCTGTATCGGCTGTGGCAAGTGTGTGAAGACTTGTCCGTTCGAAGCTATTACGCTGGAAAACAACTTGGCTTACATTGATCCGAACAAGTGTAAATCTTGCCGGAAATGTGTGGAAGTTTGTCCGCAGAATAGCATTGTCGAGTTGAATTTCCCGCCACGGAAACCGAAAGTGGAAGAAGTGGCGGAAGCTCCGAAAGTAACAGAATAA
- a CDS encoding SoxR reducing system RseC family protein, with amino-acid sequence MTNNTIKHLGIVENIQGSHLLVRIVQTSACAACSAKGHCSSADSKDKIIDIIDTAAPSYQVGEKVMVVGETSMGMMAVALAFVLPFVLLIFSLFILMAWIENELYVALLSLAVLIPYYFVLWLNKTRLKQQFSFTIKPINN; translated from the coding sequence ATGACGAATAATACTATAAAGCATCTAGGTATTGTGGAAAACATACAAGGTTCTCATCTGTTGGTGAGGATTGTCCAAACATCGGCTTGCGCGGCTTGTAGCGCAAAGGGGCATTGTTCCTCGGCGGATAGTAAGGACAAAATCATAGATATTATAGATACCGCGGCTCCTTCCTATCAGGTGGGAGAGAAGGTGATGGTGGTCGGTGAAACGTCGATGGGCATGATGGCAGTGGCATTGGCTTTCGTACTTCCTTTCGTACTTCTTATATTTTCATTGTTTATTTTGATGGCGTGGATAGAGAATGAGTTGTATGTAGCACTTCTTTCTCTGGCTGTCCTTATACCTTATTATTTCGTTTTGTGGCTCAATAAAACGCGACTCAAACAACAATTTTCATTTACTATAAAACCAATAAATAACTAA
- a CDS encoding ATP-binding protein, protein MSNRIYPIGIQNFEKIRKDGYFYIDKTALIYQMVKTGSYYFLSRPRRFGKSLLISTLEAYFLGKKELFEGLAMEKLEKDWTVYPIFHMDLNTEKYDTRESLDSILNFTLEKWEQLYGTAPSETTFALRFRGLIERAYKQTGQRVVILIDEYDKPMLQAIGNEELQKEFRNTMKAFYSVLKTMDGCIQFAFLTGVTKFGKVSVFSDLNNLDDISMRKQYVDICGVSEKELHDNLEIELHELADAKKLTYGELCNRLREYYDGYHFTYNSIGLYNPFSLLNTFKYKEFGNYWFETGTPTYLVELLKKHHYDLGRMAHEETSAAVLNSIDSTSDNPIPVIYQSGYLTIKGYDNEFGIYSLGFPNREVEEGFIKFLLPFYANTNAVESEFEIQKFVREIRVGDYDSFFRRLRSFFADTPYELIRDLELHYQNVLFIVFKLVGFYVKAEYHTSEGRIDLVLQTDKFVYVIEFKFDGTAEDALRQINEKHYALPFEADGNRRLFKIGVNFNAKMRNIERWIVG, encoded by the coding sequence ATGAGTAACAGGATATACCCCATCGGCATACAGAACTTTGAAAAAATCCGGAAAGACGGTTATTTCTATATTGATAAGACTGCTTTGATTTATCAGATGGTGAAGACAGGCAGTTATTATTTCCTGAGTCGTCCCCGTCGTTTTGGGAAAAGTCTGTTGATATCTACACTTGAAGCGTATTTCTTGGGCAAGAAAGAGCTTTTTGAGGGCTTGGCCATGGAAAAGCTGGAAAAGGATTGGACTGTATATCCTATTTTTCATATGGACTTGAATACGGAGAAGTATGATACGCGGGAGAGCCTGGATAGTATATTGAATTTCACATTGGAGAAATGGGAACAGCTGTATGGCACCGCTCCGTCAGAAACAACTTTTGCATTGCGTTTTCGCGGTCTTATTGAACGGGCTTACAAGCAAACCGGGCAACGGGTTGTCATCCTGATTGATGAATATGATAAACCCATGTTGCAGGCAATAGGTAACGAGGAACTTCAGAAGGAATTCCGTAATACTATGAAAGCTTTTTATAGTGTGCTGAAGACCATGGATGGCTGTATTCAGTTTGCATTTTTGACGGGAGTGACGAAATTCGGTAAGGTAAGCGTGTTCAGCGATTTAAATAATCTCGATGACATCTCAATGCGGAAGCAATACGTGGATATTTGCGGAGTTTCTGAAAAAGAACTGCATGATAATCTCGAAATTGAACTGCATGAACTGGCGGATGCAAAGAAACTGACTTATGGTGAACTGTGCAATAGATTGAGGGAATACTATGATGGCTATCATTTTACATACAATTCTATCGGACTATATAATCCGTTTAGCTTGCTTAATACTTTTAAGTATAAAGAGTTCGGTAACTATTGGTTTGAAACGGGAACTCCTACTTATCTAGTGGAGTTGCTGAAAAAACATCATTATGACTTGGGGCGTATGGCACATGAGGAAACGAGTGCCGCTGTATTGAACAGTATTGATTCGACATCGGACAATCCCATTCCGGTCATTTATCAGAGCGGTTATCTCACTATCAAAGGATATGATAATGAATTTGGAATTTACAGTTTAGGATTCCCGAATCGCGAAGTAGAGGAAGGGTTCATTAAATTCTTGCTTCCTTTTTATGCAAACACCAATGCGGTAGAATCGGAGTTTGAAATACAGAAGTTTGTTCGTGAAATACGTGTCGGAGATTATGATTCTTTTTTCCGTCGTCTCCGGAGTTTCTTTGCTGATACTCCTTATGAACTTATCCGTGATTTGGAATTGCATTATCAAAATGTACTTTTTATTGTCTTTAAGTTGGTCGGGTTTTATGTGAAAGCGGAATACCACACAAGTGAAGGGCGTATCGATTTAGTTCTGCAAACTGATAAGTTTGTTTATGTGATCGAATTCAAATTTGACGGGACAGCGGAAGATGCCTTACGACAAATCAATGAAAAACATTATGCACTTCCTTTTGAGGCCGATGGCAATCGCCGATTATTTAAAATAGGAGTGAACTTTAACGCGAAAATGCGGAATATTGAGAGATGGATAGTGGGATAA
- a CDS encoding ATP-binding protein: MEDLQRLYPIGIQTFSEIREGNYLYIDKTEYVYRLTHSYSKYLFLSRPRRFGKSLLTSTFHCYFEGRKDLFEGLVIETLETEWIKHPVLHFDMSTAKHVDKEQLNAELELKLMAYEEIYGRVEEEQYVNQRLEGLIKRAYKQTGKKVVVLIDEYDAPLLDVVHEEKNLPQLRNVMRNFYSPLKACDPYLRFVFLTGITKFSQLSVFSELNNITNVSMLPDYAAICGITAEELRTQMAPDVERLAIRLGITAEEMLDRLKENYDGYHFSWPSPDVFNPFSLLKAMALGEIGSYWFESGTPTYIIEMLRKYAVLPSEIGGEEASPSDFNVPLELATNYMPLLYQAGYLTIKGADLEFDAYMLDIPNKEVRVGLMKSLIPSYVKSDSHEVNSVVRNLARNIVRGDMDEALKLLQTFLSTVPYCDNTDYEGHYQQMLYVIFSLLGIYTDVEVRTLKGRVDMVLRTKTTLYLVELKLNQSAEAAMNQINLQQYSERFALCGLPVVKVAINFSAESRTIADWMISRETYA, translated from the coding sequence ATGGAAGATTTGCAAAGATTATACCCTATTGGGATACAGACATTCTCGGAGATACGGGAAGGTAATTATCTTTATATTGATAAGACGGAATATGTGTATCGCCTGACGCACTCTTACTCTAAATATTTGTTTTTAAGCCGTCCCCGACGTTTTGGGAAATCTTTGCTTACCAGCACCTTTCACTGCTATTTCGAAGGACGGAAAGATTTGTTTGAGGGGCTGGTTATAGAGACACTGGAAACGGAATGGATAAAGCACCCGGTGTTGCACTTCGACATGAGTACCGCTAAACATGTGGACAAGGAACAACTGAACGCAGAACTGGAATTGAAACTCATGGCTTATGAGGAGATTTATGGACGTGTAGAGGAGGAACAGTATGTGAATCAGCGCCTGGAGGGACTTATAAAACGCGCTTACAAGCAGACCGGTAAAAAAGTGGTTGTCTTGATAGACGAATATGATGCTCCTCTGCTCGATGTGGTTCATGAGGAGAAAAATCTGCCACAGTTGCGCAATGTGATGCGTAATTTTTACAGTCCGTTAAAGGCATGTGATCCTTATCTACGCTTTGTTTTTCTTACGGGTATAACCAAGTTTTCGCAACTTAGTGTGTTCAGTGAACTTAATAATATCACCAATGTGAGCATGTTGCCTGATTATGCTGCCATTTGCGGTATCACTGCTGAAGAACTCCGTACTCAAATGGCTCCCGATGTAGAGCGTCTGGCCATCCGGTTGGGAATCACTGCAGAAGAGATGCTGGACAGACTGAAGGAAAATTATGACGGCTATCATTTTTCGTGGCCGTCGCCCGATGTTTTCAATCCCTTCAGTTTACTGAAAGCGATGGCTTTGGGAGAGATCGGCTCTTATTGGTTTGAGAGCGGCACGCCCACTTATATCATAGAGATGCTGCGTAAATATGCTGTATTGCCATCGGAAATTGGTGGCGAGGAAGCGTCGCCCAGTGATTTTAACGTACCTTTAGAGTTGGCTACCAATTATATGCCGTTGCTTTATCAGGCTGGTTACCTTACGATAAAGGGGGCGGATTTGGAATTTGACGCATATATGCTTGATATTCCAAACAAAGAGGTGCGTGTCGGTCTGATGAAAAGCCTGATCCCATCTTATGTGAAAAGTGACAGTCATGAGGTGAACAGTGTGGTGCGTAATTTGGCGCGTAACATTGTGCGGGGGGATATGGATGAAGCGTTGAAGCTGCTTCAGACTTTCCTTTCTACTGTGCCCTATTGTGACAACACGGATTATGAAGGACATTACCAGCAAATGCTCTATGTGATATTCTCATTACTGGGTATTTATACCGATGTGGAGGTACGTACGCTGAAGGGACGAGTGGATATGGTACTTCGCACGAAGACTACTCTCTATCTGGTAGAACTGAAATTGAATCAGAGTGCAGAGGCTGCTATGAATCAGATTAACTTGCAGCAATATTCCGAGCGTTTTGCTCTTTGTGGGCTTCCGGTGGTAAAGGTCGCAATTAATTTTAGTGCGGAGAGTCGGACGATAGCTGATTGGATGATTTCAAGAGAAACGTATGCATAG
- a CDS encoding DUF4906 domain-containing protein yields MKRNIIYSLLTVLAFALTACTDDWLNNEGEQMPEGETGVTATVEFLPLRSALDVKTRTAGDAIKDIDNLCILLYDMEGGLMKSYYLLPEGTVSAEEKDGTFNVSDIDRSDADATGNKTAESRTKRATFNLSQIPYGRYYMYAVANMGNLATSEVHKELIKTADGLKSIDLQWETEWTSTEGEATDQKTKATANNQMFGYFTTQENAPEKANRNTQDSPVTINKKGMKLHAWIRRAASKITIAYDASRLKEGVFIYLKSVQIKDIPSHCYLGKENNVGSEGDSDKPAYQLNSDLLGGEVIKYYEGAEPTVFDESYPVRLTTGQPRYPEEKAHDEIANSLFFFENMQGIGPDKRQDANGDGKLDFPGLPDHPDKYPNYRPKDAMPYGTYIEVDAYYVSVNPEKVGSGNIKYRFMLGKDEKTDYNAERNHHYKLTLKFKNYANDADWHIEYEEPEPGIEVPNPYYISYLYNHSMMLPLKVKTGGHKLGKIEARIVDNRWGPHDALKAFDYYYQMDIANANPWNGFLSLRKTKDLFITGTSPYTATSNQSYYEEHKRGERTYPIGDITDEEEHSFFGEAGEEKDGEYKVRKEGDSIYHVLLPMYTRAKQLIKATAYTGNNPYVAYQRRSEVEIKATLLNPDGTVWKTISTNSSVTNSVKGNENPVIYQVRRVVNPKGIWRSHNNSAGFDVLLKRLSQENGTKFEAFTSEGPWKAYVVRGDEKFVNLGGGKDNNEVKNDTVCGKTGSNIDFRIDFNGSCGENENRYAIIRVEYHNYTCYHLIFVRQGDAPDALIDGGTEWHAYNMKTKDSETASPLEEGSLFKWGNLTDPIDALANKNPKEYWVDVTPESFQGLGTRKLPIAGTNEEKSWEEIKPVELINTDIGKAFVDKSQLPSNTRIASYADFKALYDHGDIKQGYGILYGDESTSTEDDIVAAYGYDYNNTKRGMRGCFVYNEQTGKNLFFPIGASGYGHRKNKDAKGPGTLRYAASRDDRFPEGPVGAVYPDGVQGVPLFYDVYMRPGALYWLSNYVDVQNPGDGTTTGWDFNYFTFDFYPITYYATNGGKDACFIRCVEDK; encoded by the coding sequence ATGAAACGAAACATTATTTATAGTCTATTAACCGTGCTGGCATTTGCCCTGACAGCCTGTACGGACGATTGGTTGAACAACGAAGGCGAACAAATGCCAGAAGGAGAAACCGGCGTAACTGCGACTGTGGAGTTTCTTCCTCTCCGCTCGGCGCTGGATGTGAAAACCCGTACGGCAGGAGATGCAATCAAGGATATCGACAATCTTTGCATATTGCTGTATGACATGGAAGGAGGTCTTATGAAATCCTACTATCTCCTGCCGGAAGGAACTGTATCGGCAGAAGAGAAAGACGGTACATTCAACGTCAGCGATATAGACCGATCAGATGCAGATGCAACTGGTAACAAAACAGCGGAAAGCCGAACCAAACGAGCCACTTTTAATTTGTCTCAGATTCCATACGGTCGTTACTATATGTATGCTGTTGCCAATATGGGCAATCTCGCTACATCGGAAGTTCATAAAGAACTTATAAAGACAGCCGACGGACTGAAATCCATCGATTTGCAATGGGAGACGGAATGGACTTCAACAGAAGGAGAAGCTACAGACCAAAAAACAAAAGCTACGGCCAACAACCAAATGTTTGGTTACTTCACTACACAAGAAAATGCTCCTGAAAAAGCAAATCGCAACACGCAGGATTCGCCTGTTACCATCAATAAGAAAGGAATGAAGCTGCACGCGTGGATACGTCGTGCCGCTTCCAAAATAACCATTGCCTATGATGCAAGCCGACTGAAAGAGGGGGTTTTCATTTACTTGAAGTCAGTGCAAATCAAAGATATTCCTTCTCACTGTTACTTAGGCAAAGAAAACAATGTAGGAAGTGAAGGGGATAGTGATAAACCTGCTTATCAATTGAACTCGGATTTGCTTGGTGGCGAGGTGATAAAATATTACGAAGGAGCGGAACCGACCGTTTTTGACGAATCCTATCCGGTGCGCCTGACCACAGGTCAACCTCGTTATCCGGAAGAGAAAGCTCATGATGAGATTGCCAACTCCTTGTTTTTCTTTGAAAATATGCAAGGAATAGGTCCCGACAAACGCCAGGATGCAAATGGGGACGGGAAATTAGACTTTCCCGGATTGCCCGACCATCCGGACAAATATCCCAACTATCGGCCGAAAGACGCCATGCCCTATGGCACTTACATCGAAGTGGATGCTTATTACGTTTCCGTCAATCCTGAAAAAGTGGGAAGCGGGAATATCAAATATCGTTTTATGCTTGGAAAAGATGAAAAGACCGACTACAACGCCGAGCGTAACCATCATTATAAACTCACACTGAAATTCAAGAATTATGCCAATGATGCCGACTGGCACATTGAATATGAAGAGCCTGAACCAGGTATTGAGGTGCCGAACCCTTATTATATCTCTTATCTGTATAATCATTCGATGATGTTGCCGCTGAAAGTCAAAACGGGAGGACATAAACTGGGTAAAATAGAGGCAAGGATTGTAGACAACCGATGGGGTCCCCACGACGCATTAAAAGCTTTCGATTATTACTATCAGATGGATATAGCCAATGCCAACCCGTGGAATGGCTTTCTGTCCCTGCGTAAGACCAAGGATTTGTTTATAACCGGTACCTCTCCGTATACCGCAACCTCCAACCAATCTTATTATGAAGAGCATAAAAGAGGAGAACGCACATATCCCATCGGAGATATTACAGACGAAGAGGAACATAGTTTCTTTGGTGAAGCAGGAGAGGAAAAAGACGGAGAATACAAAGTAAGAAAAGAAGGTGATAGCATATATCATGTGCTGCTTCCTATGTACACCCGCGCCAAACAGCTAATTAAGGCAACCGCATATACTGGGAATAATCCCTATGTGGCCTATCAACGCAGATCGGAAGTGGAGATAAAAGCGACGTTATTGAATCCGGACGGTACAGTATGGAAAACGATTTCTACAAATTCTTCCGTTACAAACTCCGTCAAAGGGAATGAAAACCCGGTTATTTATCAAGTGCGCCGTGTTGTTAATCCCAAAGGAATTTGGCGCAGTCATAACAATAGCGCAGGATTCGATGTGTTATTGAAACGATTATCTCAAGAGAATGGAACAAAATTTGAGGCATTCACTTCCGAAGGTCCGTGGAAAGCTTATGTGGTTCGTGGGGATGAAAAATTTGTCAATTTAGGTGGCGGCAAAGATAATAATGAAGTAAAAAACGACACTGTTTGTGGAAAAACCGGTTCGAATATAGATTTCAGAATTGACTTTAATGGCAGCTGCGGAGAGAATGAAAATCGATATGCCATCATACGGGTAGAGTATCACAACTATACTTGCTACCACTTAATATTTGTACGTCAAGGAGATGCTCCCGATGCATTGATTGATGGAGGGACCGAATGGCATGCGTACAATATGAAGACTAAAGACTCAGAAACTGCTTCTCCGTTGGAAGAAGGTTCGTTGTTCAAATGGGGCAACCTGACCGATCCAATTGACGCACTCGCTAATAAGAACCCTAAGGAATATTGGGTAGACGTTACACCGGAATCTTTTCAAGGCTTAGGAACCAGGAAATTGCCCATTGCTGGCACAAACGAAGAGAAGTCATGGGAAGAGATAAAACCTGTAGAATTGATAAACACTGATATCGGAAAAGCATTTGTCGATAAATCGCAGCTTCCTTCAAATACAAGAATTGCTTCTTATGCCGATTTTAAAGCATTATATGACCATGGAGACATCAAACAAGGATATGGTATACTATATGGAGATGAATCGACAAGCACTGAAGATGATATAGTTGCAGCGTACGGTTATGACTACAATAATACAAAACGTGGAATGCGTGGTTGTTTTGTCTACAATGAACAAACTGGAAAAAATCTGTTCTTTCCTATTGGGGCTTCCGGATACGGACATAGAAAAAATAAAGATGCCAAAGGTCCGGGCACATTACGATATGCAGCATCTCGAGACGACCGATTTCCCGAAGGACCTGTTGGTGCTGTCTACCCTGACGGTGTCCAGGGTGTCCCCCTTTTCTATGACGTATATATGCGTCCTGGAGCACTCTACTGGTTGAGCAATTATGTAGATGTTCAAAATCCGGGAGATGGGACTACAACTGGGTGGGATTTCAATTACTTTACTTTTGATTTCTATCCCATCACCTATTATGCAACCAATGGTGGAAAAGATGCTTGTTTTATCCGTTGCGTAGAAGATAAGTAG